The nucleotide sequence TAGATATGCGAATGAATTCAGTACACAGTAAATCCAAACCGCCATGTTGAGCGATTTGATTTCTCATGAGAGGGTTGGTGACACCCTCCATTGGAGCCAGACTAAGTTTAAAGGGGAAGGCGGACGTCATTCACACTTTTAGGTCTTTTTGGACAATATCACCAGGGCGGGTCGTTACACCAGGGTAGAGCTTACGACCAGGGTAAAAGGAAGTGTTAATTCCAGTGTGTACACCATCGCCAATGACAACACCAAACTTGCGGCGTCCAGTATCGATCATGTTGCCGTGGAATTCAGTACGATGATTTGTACCATCATGACGTAAGTTTGAGCTGACAGTACCTGCGCCTAAGTTGACTTTTTCGCCCAAAATAGAATCGCCAATATAAGAGAGGTGACCGACATTGGTATTGTTCATAATTAAAGAATTTTTGATTTCAACAGATTGACCAATATGACAATTATCACCGATAAAAGTGTTGCCTCTAATATAGCAATTGGGACCAATCTTACAGTTTTCACCAATGATGACACTGCCTTCAATGAAAACACCAGGAAGGATCTTTGTGCCTTCACCAGCATACAAGAAACCTTCATTTTGAGCACCATCATAAACTTTTGCTAGAATGAAATCAGTATCGATTTGTTTGACCAAAATTTCGTTGAGTTTGAGTAGGTCCCAGGGAAAACGTAATGCAAAACTTTGATCAGAAAGATCCTCACCACGAGAAAACTTTTCTAAATCGTCGGGTGCATACCAAAAATTCTCTTCGAGAAGAATTTCAGCGTCGTCTTTTGAGAACTCATGTTCAGCGGCTTCGAGGTAATCAATTTGTGCTTGGCGGACAGTGGTGCCAGCAACAGGCAGTTCAGAAATAATAGCATCATGTCGCAGGGACTCGAAGTAACTGGGGCTCTCGCCGGGGATAAAATCAAACTTCATGAGCAGAGTTCCTCTTCTGCAGTAGCGACGAATTTTTTAACCCATTTATCCACATCTTTCTGTGCTTGAGCTTCGACGAGGATACGCAATTTCTTTTCCGTGCCTGAGTAACGCAAGATACAGCGACCTGAGTCACCAAGATCTTTTTCACATTCAGCTATTAAGCCAGTGAGTCCAGGAAGAGTATTAAGAGCAGGTTTTTTCTTGACCATAACATTCACTAACTGTTGAGGAAAGATATCCATGACAGAGGCTAATTCTTTGAGGTTTTTGCCTGTTTGTTTAATGAGTTGTAGGACTCGTAGGGCTGCCACTGTACCGTCGCCAGTGGTGGAGTAATCACCAAAAATAATATGTCCTGATTGCTCGCCACCGAGTTTGATATTACCTTTTCTCATGGCGGCAATAACATGGCGATCACCAACGTCAGTAACGACAGCTTTAATGCCATTGGCTTCCATAAGTTTGAGTAAACCCATGTTAGACATAGAAGTCACAGCAATGGCATTGCCAGTTAATGTACCAGCTTCTTTCATTGCTAATGCACAGATTGCAATGATACGGTCGCCATCGACAACAGTGCCCTCGTGATCGGTGAAGATCACTCGGTCAGCATCACCATCGAGGGCAATACCACAATCAGCACGATATTTATTAACTGAATCAGCCAAGCGTTCAGCGTAAGTAGCTCCGCATTGATGATTGATATTGAGACCATCGGGTTCAACGAATTCTTTGATGACTTCACAGCCGAGTTCTTTCATTAGGATAGGAGTGAGGTGATAGGCGGCACCATTCGCACAATCAAGAACGATACGCAGTCCACTAAGGTCCATATGATCTACGGAGTTTTTAGCATATTCAATATAACGACCACCGACATCGTCAACACGGTAGGCTTTGCCTACGCTAGACTTGGGATCTGGATTGATGGGCTTGTCAGAAAGAATGAGTTTTTCAATTTTATTTTCGATTGCGTCAGTAAGTTTAAAACCATCACTACCAAAAATTTTGATACCATTATCTTCGGCAGGATTATGCGAAGCAGTAATCATGATACCAGCAGAAGAAATCATTGAACGGGTTAAAAGGGCAACGGCAGGAGTGGGCATAGGGCCAACGAGGTAGACATCCATGCCCATTGAAATGAGG is from Lentisphaera profundi and encodes:
- the glmM gene encoding phosphoglucosamine mutase, with product MGKLFGTDGVRGRANEYPITPEMSLRMGKAIASVFGDIKGKKSRVIIGKDTRLSGYMLETALTSGLISMGMDVYLVGPMPTPAVALLTRSMISSAGIMITASHNPAEDNGIKIFGSDGFKLTDAIENKIEKLILSDKPINPDPKSSVGKAYRVDDVGGRYIEYAKNSVDHMDLSGLRIVLDCANGAAYHLTPILMKELGCEVIKEFVEPDGLNINHQCGATYAERLADSVNKYRADCGIALDGDADRVIFTDHEGTVVDGDRIIAICALAMKEAGTLTGNAIAVTSMSNMGLLKLMEANGIKAVVTDVGDRHVIAAMRKGNIKLGGEQSGHIIFGDYSTTGDGTVAALRVLQLIKQTGKNLKELASVMDIFPQQLVNVMVKKKPALNTLPGLTGLIAECEKDLGDSGRCILRYSGTEKKLRILVEAQAQKDVDKWVKKFVATAEEELCS